The genomic segment ATGCTGTCGATGAGGCCCACGGTGATCGCGCCGGGTCCGCACTCGAGCAGATGGCAGTGATCGCCGACCGCGTCTCGCATGATCTCGAGCCCGCGGCGGTATACCTGCGCCGAGGAAAGCGTGGGATCGTGGAACTGGCGTGCGGCGAAGACCGACCATGCCATGAAGTCGATCTTGATCATCTCGTATCCCCAATCGACCGCGATCGTCTTGAACAGGGAAGAGAGCCAGCCGGCGGCGCCCGGGTGAGTGATGTCAAGGCAGTACTGCCTCGGGCTCTCGTTGCGGGCCAGATCGGAATTCTCATCGGGCCAGTTGCCGATGCGCTGCAAGCTGCCGTCCGGCTTGTGGACCAGCCATTCCGGATGCTGCTTGAACACCTCACTCGGTTCGGCGATCACATACGGGGAGATCCAGAGACCCGGCTTGAATCCGTAACCCCTGATCTGCCGGGCCAGCCATTTCATTCCGTGAGGGAAGCGCTCGTTGCCTTCCCAGTCGCCGTGCCATCGCTGATAGCCCTCATCGATCTGGATGTACTCCAGCCCGAGCGGCCTGAGTTGCCGAGCCGCGAACGCCGCATTGGACAGGACTTCGTCCTCGCTCACTTGCTGCAAGGTGTAGAACCAGCTGCACCAGCCGTTGACGATGGAGGTGGTGCGCGCGTTCTGAATGGCGCCGACCGCCGCCGCGTAGTCGGCGAGTGCGGCGTAGGGATCGGCGGCGATGTTCAGCATGAACCGGTCGGAGCCGATGCCGGCGCCGGGTTTCAGGATCGCCGCGGGCGAGTAGACCGACTCCGCCAGGAAGGAGATCTGGTCGGGGCCGGTTCTCGAAACCTGCAGCTGGCCGAGGCTCGAAGGGTTTCCCAGGTAGCCCAGCGCGATGCCCTCTCTTTCATAGCCGCTGAACAGGCCGACGTTCCACCAGCTGTTCACGGTCTCGCTCGCCGCGGAGATCGAGCGCTCGGAAAGCTTGACGTTTGCGAGGTCAGGGCGTGCCTCGTACGGAGTGCCGAACCGATGGACCGTGCCGGCGTTGTAGTACATCACGCCGTTGGTCAGGCACTGGCTGACTCCGGGCGCTCTCAATGCGCCGCCTTCGGCACCGACGGCGCGGATGGGCTCGAGGCTGGCGAGGGCGATGTCTTGATCGGAAACATTGGTGCAGCGCGTTTCGATCGTGACCGCCTCGAGGAGATCGTAGAGAGAGACGTCGGTCTCGAGGTCGAGCCTGCGCTCGAGATCTCTGGAGCTGATCCGCAGTCGCTTTCCGGCGCCCAGCCGGTCACTGAAGTCCATGACGTCTGCCGAGGTGTGGTAGCGAGCGGACGAGATCGATCGCGTGCCGATGCTGGAGTGGGCCCAGGCCGGATGCCCGTTCAGCAGGGGAGTCCCATCCCGCCGGACGATGCGGAGCGTTCCTCGTTTCGAATCGAACCAGACGGTGAAGTAGCGATTCGCCAGCTCGCCATTCCCGCCCCGCGATGCGAGCGCGTCCGCAACCAGGGGGGCCGGAACGAGGAGCGAAGCGCCGAGAAGGGACGCTCTCCTCATGAATGCGCGGCGGTTCAGGAAGTCGGTCATGGTGGGCTCAGCTGAGCTTGGCGCGCGGAGTCTAGTCGAGCCGCCTCGATCGTGTCTTCACGGCCCGCAGGAACATGAACAGCGGCAGTCGACACCAGCGTCCCTCGGGGGTTTCCCCGGCTGCGGCCGTCTGGCCTTGCGCCGGTTCGCGCAGGCATTCGATCAACAGTCCCGCTTTCTCGAGGGCGCGAGCGTAGGCTTCGAGTGGATGGCGCCAGCCATGGAAAGTGATCCGCAGCCCGTCGCGCTCGAACGACTCCGCGATCCGCCGGCTCTCGAGATACGAGCCGGCGATGACGAACGGCGCATCCGGCGCGCGGCTCACGAATCGGCCCGCATCCGCCATGGGATGGAGGATGCAGATGCAGAATCGTCCGCCGTCGGTCAGCACGCGGGCCGCTTCGCGAACCGCGCCGCGGAAGTCCTCCACGTCCATGAGCGAATTGTAGGCGACCACCAGATCGAAGCTGCCCGATTCGAAGGGGAGCCGCGCGGCATCCGCGACCCGGTAGTCGCCGTCCGGATCCGCCTCGCGCGCCGCGTCGATCAGCGTTGGCGAGGCGTCGATTCCCGCGACGCGGTGCCCGC from the Candidatus Sulfotelmatobacter sp. genome contains:
- a CDS encoding glycoside hydrolase family 36 protein, whose amino-acid sequence is MTDFLNRRAFMRRASLLGASLLVPAPLVADALASRGGNGELANRYFTVWFDSKRGTLRIVRRDGTPLLNGHPAWAHSSIGTRSISSARYHTSADVMDFSDRLGAGKRLRISSRDLERRLDLETDVSLYDLLEAVTIETRCTNVSDQDIALASLEPIRAVGAEGGALRAPGVSQCLTNGVMYYNAGTVHRFGTPYEARPDLANVKLSERSISAASETVNSWWNVGLFSGYEREGIALGYLGNPSSLGQLQVSRTGPDQISFLAESVYSPAAILKPGAGIGSDRFMLNIAADPYAALADYAAAVGAIQNARTTSIVNGWCSWFYTLQQVSEDEVLSNAAFAARQLRPLGLEYIQIDEGYQRWHGDWEGNERFPHGMKWLARQIRGYGFKPGLWISPYVIAEPSEVFKQHPEWLVHKPDGSLQRIGNWPDENSDLARNESPRQYCLDITHPGAAGWLSSLFKTIAVDWGYEMIKIDFMAWSVFAARQFHDPTLSSAQVYRRGLEIMRDAVGDHCHLLECGPGAITVGLIDSMRIEADINYGFSEAAWKTYFQDPACSAAAAAKRFYHHRRTWVNDVDHICMNLLTNQESEAAATIIALSGGNMISGDRLTQLDEYKLEILRRITPSSGEAAVPVDLFDGEMPSTYALKVKRPFGEWSVVGFFNPDRTRGSEKAFPLERLWLDPTRTYLAFDFWRQKFLGEVNREMKVWVAPGSVTLLALHEKAGRPQWLSTDRHVLQGALEIENIGWDEGSRTLTGVSTGPPGTAHNVSVYVPGEHPWTWGGYVLFRDHGPFTLKLVEDNIVQVHVRFDPSTRVEWKLRPDEFFK
- a CDS encoding class I SAM-dependent methyltransferase; this translates as MEEQARQAFNPDWEREAQNWIAWARTPGHDSYWKYSPAFFEIVPAPWRATLEIGCGEGRVARDLAKRGHRVAGIDASPTLIDAAREADPDGDYRVADAARLPFESGSFDLVVAYNSLMDVEDFRGAVREAARVLTDGGRFCICILHPMADAGRFVSRAPDAPFVIAGSYLESRRIAESFERDGLRITFHGWRHPLEAYARALEKAGLLIECLREPAQGQTAAAGETPEGRWCRLPLFMFLRAVKTRSRRLD